In the Hirundo rustica isolate bHirRus1 chromosome 2, bHirRus1.pri.v3, whole genome shotgun sequence genome, GTTTATCCTCTGTAAATAACCCACAGATGCACTGATTAGTATTTCAACCCATGGAGACAAAGCTTATCAAGTGAAATCTACAAGAAATTTACATCTGGCTGGTTTTTGGAAGTCAGGTTTTCTAAAAAGCAATgtaatgtatatatatgtaaagaaattgatttcatttctctgaaaaaacaaacaaccaacccaacaaaaacaaaaccaaaccctcaTCAACTTATCCTCCAAGGACAATATTGTTTGGGAATACTGTTTCCACGACAAGAATGCAAACGGCTAAAGTCCTCTGCCTTAGTCACGCAAGCTGCAATTGCATTGCTCTTTTACATTGcatgcagacacacacacacacacacatatatatatacaagaATCAACCAAATTTTAAGTTGCAAAACTATTTCTTCTGAGCCACAAAAGTGATAGCTTTTATTGCTAATAACCTGGATACTCTCAAATTCCAAGAAGGTTAAGTTTTAATTAATACTTACAACCTACATTTTCAGGGAGCTTTTCTGAATGCATGACCAAGTGTTTGCATCTGTGAGCAGTTCCCCAAAACACCTGACCTACTTGTGCAACCTGGCACTAGCTCTATCTGCCGACAACGGAAGTAAtagaaaagtgtatttttaaagattatgTAAACATGCATTTACacaatataatttatatatataatttatatgcattagttatatattttttaactaTATGAATATATCTTAATTTCTTAAATGTATTAACCAGCAGCTCAGTGGATATCTCCAGGCATAGTATCAGTTAAGTCAAAAGAGACACTCTTACTTAAAAGAACTTTTGAATTGATAGATAGTAAGTGGTTattaactgaaattttaaacattttgagATAAAAATGCCTGTTACCCTATTTTAATTGTCTACTGATCATGTACATGTTGTACTAGATACAGCTCCACTTTCTAATCTCccccaaaactgaaaaactaaGGCTTGTGTTTGGTACTGCAGGTGCTTCCGAAGTGCAAGACCTACCAACTAACGCTGAGCCTTGATTAATTCAAATTTCCAGAAGCACCCTTTTAAATACTGCAGCAATGAAAAATTCAGCTGCAGTGTTTCATAGAGCATTGCACAACTTTTCAAGTATCCCAAGCAACGAGGTGTGGCATCTGGAACATTATGTGATATAAAATAGGAGATACCATCTTGCATCCAACTGATGGCCCAGTTTTCTCTCCTGTGACAACAGCTAGCAGGAGACATGCAGGAAATTAGTATAAGATCCAGCACAAACATTAGAATGATTGTAAGATTACCACACATTTTCTGGCGGTCAGGAGTTAAGATTGTCTGTATCATCCCAATAACATGTTCCATAGTGTGAAAGAACCTTCTCCAAGAACCTGTCTAACCCAGTTTGGGACCCAATactatttttcccttccaaaataCCCTGTGGCAGTGAGTTTCATAGCTTATTTATGTGTGACGTGGAGAAATGCCAAAGGCAAATAGCTAAATACCATATAACTGTAACTATGAATTGTGTTTTTAAGTAAGAAAGATATTGTATTTTTAGACTGCTATTTCAGAATGCAGCTTTGGAAAGAATCTCAGTACTGTATTCActctaattttttcccctcacagctctcagTCCCTGTGTTAATGCTTAACTTATCTACTCAAGCTGGCCCTATCAGCCAAAGTTGTGGTAAATCACTTTGTATGGAATGTAGGAACATGGCTGGACAACAGCACAACATGTAGTGACTGAATCCATATCCTCTAAGCATGTTTATAAACAGAACACCAAGACTGAGAGTAGAAAACCATTTATAATCCAGGTGACATACGCAGCAAGGAAGTGTGGGGGACACTTACATCTCCAAACCTTGCGATTCTTCCTGATCAGGAGGAAATGAGAACTGGCACTTACACCATGAACAATCCCTGCAAGCCTAAGCAAAACTTGAAcagctgtttctcttttctttctactgGCAAAGCAGAATACTTCAGAgatgagaaaaaaggaaagttttatGCAGAAGAAGGAGGTTGGAGGTctgtttttgttctcttcaCATCCACTTTTCTCAGGTATTTTCAAACAAATCTATAGAAAATAGTCCAACTACGTGTTTCCGTTCAATTTGATCTGTCAGTGCTGAACTGCCCTCTCTATCAGTCAATTAAGCTTGTgaaatggaagttttatgtAACTCTGTgaacctttttttattttcttttttttttttttctaaattggCAGGACAAGTTGCTCAAtgcactgccagcagagctTTAAAGACAACTTGAGAACAGTACTTTCAGCAGTCTAAACTGCAGGTCACCATAAGAACACAAATGTTGCATTACAAGACACTACCAAAAATGACTGGAAAGTGCTCAATTACTCTCTCTCCTGAGTCTGCTTAACAGCCACTGAGCTATACTGAGCAGGCACATAGCAGACGTCCCCAGATGCTGGTGTACACAGGGTAAAAAAAGCTCTCATTTTGTACTGCTAAGCTTAAGAGGACAAAAAATGAACTAGCAAGCTAGTTCGGTATTTCATAGGATATTTCAAGTTTTTTCCAAAGTGAAAAATAGCCAACACTTTATGCAGGACAACATTTGATCATCAGTGAGTGAGTTATTTGCACAGTTAAGCTGAAAGTTAGCTAAAGATTAAATTCTTGTGCTAGTTCACTAATTATTTCTGGTTAGGTAAGACACACACTTCCCATGAAAaactatgtatttttaaataagtgatCTTTATGTAAGGAAGAATAACTATGACAGACTGCAGTATCAGTGCAGAGGACTTACTGTTTTCGTGCAATAAACACAATTAGAAAGGGGAAAAGCATTGCTGGAAAAGCCTAGCTTTCTAGACTATCATGCACATACATACTTTTCAAAACAGAGTATCAGCAACGGCTGCTCAGAAGGGTCTGTAATATACTAAAAACTCTGGCATAGATTTTCAAGTTCCTGCATTACATGCAAAGCCCTGTATACTGACAAACGATAATCATAGCGATGCCTCTCAAATCTGTGAGTTAAAGAATTTGCAAACATCCAAACAATACAGGTTTGAGCTTCAGTAAGGTATACTCCCTGTTTGACCGgggcttaattttatttttacttaagAAATCCCATTATACCTCATTACCAAATACACTAAAAAAACACCCCCTTTGctctgcaacttttttttttttttttccaacaaatactgtgaggaaaaaattctgtgttcaaaaattcttttactcaCAAATAAAATACCATCTGTGTCTcctaaaagggaagaaaggcaAAACTTAGATATCAGCTTGGTAAACAACCATAGCAGTAGTTTATTCTTGACAAATCATGTGCTTTGAATTTATCATAAGAGGTCATGAATTGCATTACTGAAGATCATATGCATACCTAATCTTAACAATTATGTGTTGCTGTAAATTTGAAGGAAAGATCTCTGAATATTAGAAATACCCCAGTTCTTGAGAATCAAGGTTTTCAAAAGGCTcaactgtgaaataaaattgtttcaggctattattaaattattttaggtgACTTGAGAAGTCACCTAAAATAACTGCCTAATGGAACATTTTCTAAAAACATGAAAGAtgccttttaattaaaaacaaacaaacaaacaaaaatccaaaatgttCTAGAAATGATAACTGAGAGAGAAACAGATGCAAGACTACCTAAATGGAAGTGTTGTCTAGTTTGGACAAGTAATTCTGATAATGCAGTAACAGGGAAAAGGCTctaataaaatgtattaatgtAGGTAGGAATAAGTTTTCTTGAAAGGAGATCAGCAACTTCAAGTGTCAATGCATCTGAGATGCCGAGATAATTTATCCTGAGTGAACAGCTATGTGGGAATTAGCAAATATGGGAAAAAGTCTGAAGAATGAAGCAGTGAATTCCGACAAGGTCGCACTTGGACTGCTAGGATGACCATTGCACTGTGTCACTCAATGTTTGAACCTAGAGCAAACAACTGTTAAAGTGCACACGGACCCTCCACGTGCTAGAGGAAGAGCAGGCACAGCATGAGCAAACCTAGCAATCCAAGGCTGAACAAACCTTACTTGCaacaaaatagaaaacacaATCATTCAATGGCAATGACTGTCTGTCATACAGAAAGTTACTTGTACAACGTTTCTGACCACTACTCAATGTAAGACTCTTGCTGGGAAAACCTTAAGGGCATTATAGACACACACAGAGGTAAAGAGCTTTTTCATTAAGAGGTAGATGTGGGGGGGAAACAGCACATGGGTCACTGTGATGTGGGCAAAACCAAAGGTCATAGAAAACCACCTGATTTACTTTCttgataaaagaaaaacttaaaaataaaacttaaaaatagaGCGCTGGTTTGAAATTACCTGTTTATCATCTGACATGAAGTCATCCACTTTCAGAGTTTTACTATTATATAGCCTTCCAGAGAGCAACACACTGAACCTACAACACCGCTTCATTTCACAGGCCTGACAAGAcatattttttgaatttttcaaGCTTATGCGAATATCTGGGTAACAATCCACACGCTCCTGAAAAACAGATCCCAAATAACATTAAAGAATGTCTGGAAACTCATCGATGCCTCAAACAGGCTGCTGAGTACTCTGTACTCGCACAAAATTCATCcaagagaaatgaaagagaTCTGAATTTCATTATTACAGTGATTATTAAATCATCACAGCCATGACACTAATACTTTTCTACTAATACACATTCAATAACTAACTGCTCCATACTGACTTAAATTtttgtagtagtagtagtagtagaaAGTTCATGATGAACACACTGTTTACCTTTTTGTGGGAGGTGgaaaaaattttattaaaacatttagcaagtgacaaaaaaaatcctcaaatgtCATCTGCCGAATTTAGTAGGAGACACATTCAGGTAGCCGAGAACAGATTCTGTTCTGCTACCTGAATGTTTGTCTGGTTATTGTAATGTAAAATATCTCTAATATTTATATAAGCAACAAACCAAATTATTTAAGTTCAAGAACAACAGTTACTATTAAAAAGGCTATATAATGATGGCGATTCTTGCACCTTTACAGagaatttcagcatttaaaaaagaatctACACACCTTGTAGCGATCTTTCCAGCGACTTCTACAGATCAAGTTCTCAAGACGAGGCTGAATGAAGCGGTCGTCCAAGTAATGAAGTGAGAGCAGCATATCTCGTGCATACTTCTTTTGTCTCGTTCCATCTGTTCAGTGAGAGTCATTACTAATTTGCTGACCACCCTATATGTTGTACAAGTTTTTTAGCTAAAATTTCCAAGGATATTATGCTTCTGCATACTAAGAACTATGAATGATTTTACTAAACTGATATTGAATACATTTGCTACTATTACCCATAAAAGTGATCCAAGCATTTTGATAAAGGGATATAGTTTATTATTTAAAAGGGGTACATGAAAAAACTCTAGAATCAAGTCAAAAGCTCTCATCCCAAATGGAGATCCATTCACTCAATGCCATTCAAAGGAAGGAAGCAGGTGGGAGAATGTCATGCTTTTCAACCAGTCTGTTTAAGTTGTTCAAAATGCATAAGGGAAGTGGTTGGAAtccaagaaaataaactgctcTGAGCTACTTCAGAGCAGAAATTTTGACAACTCTCTTTGTCACAGAGAAACTGACCTTCACCTCAGCAGCACAATCAAATACCTTGAGTTAGGCAGCATAAGTACTTCCAAATACTTACTCAAGCAAAATGCATAAAAAAGCATGAGGATAAGTAAAACTACCACTATTACTGCTTCTCAAATACATGTTGGACTCCAGGAATTAAACAGGACTTCCCTAGATGCAGCCCAGCGCATACTGCCCTGGAATCTCAGTGTACAGTGTGTTCAGACATAAAACTTAATTCAGCTACCTTCCCATGCCTTCTAGCAAAGCTgatatcaaaaaaaaaaaaggaagacctGAGAAGGACCACTGGCTATCTAGCTTTCTATATAAAAGTAGCCAATGTCATTTTAGCCACCATAATTGCAGTTAACTGTTTTTCCATATTCACTTTACACACACATTTGCACTATGAGCTTGAAGAGGCTGTGCTAgaccacaaaacaaaatccctcccccaaaaaagcaaGTGTGAACTCCAATACTATAGTAGATGCTCTTGAATCAAAACTAAGTGATTCACTTCCATTAACTCAGAACAATCCATTCaatgttataaaaatacatttttgtaatGCTAGGCTATGTTCATACAGCTCACGTACAACCATCAGCTCACCCGCAGAACTCATTTACTTCCAGCAACTTGGCAGTAAATTGTTACATTTTATTGAGCAGATATCATTTGAAATAGAAGGAAGCTATTGCAACATTAATATGGCAGTGTTTACTTATTACTTCTCAAAGGCTTGTTTTTACTtgttgaaacaaaacaaaccaaacacctGAATGAACTAGCAGTGGTAGatgaaagacatttttagcTCCAAGAGTGTACAGCCTTTATTCTGACGTCTGTGATGTGCTTCagtttcttccttccctcttagTTCCTGATGACACCAAAACCTCCACTCTTGGCACTTTACTGACTCCTTCCACAATCTGACACCGAGAGTCCTCTCCTTAATCCCATCTTTACAGGGCTTATGAAACTATGTGTGAGGCTGTTATTCAGCCCCACTAGGCCAAAGGCCAAAAAGCACTTCCccagaaagaataaaacaagaaCTGACTGCAGCTGAAGCTTATTTATCtgatgtgttaaaaaaaaaaaggaaaaaaaatccaacataGAATCATCTCCATAACTAAAAGCATTTATTATCTATCAaattcctaaggaaaaaaactgtGAAGCACAAGAGATTGTGACAAACCAGCTGAccttgaaatgttttcattgaGATATCTGCTTTGAAACTAACTTGGTTTTCATGCTGGAAAGGCTACTACTGATTAGTAACACAAACACATTCCTGCATAGCAAGAAGGCACTTCAAGCCTTTTCTGTGCTCAAGAATTAAGTCTACACATTTTTCCAAGATTACTGTGTCATTTTCAGAAAGAGtattctctgctctgccccaccAAAGTTATATAGCAGGAAAACCACAGATTTCAGGACCCTCAGTTCTATACTCTGATCAGCAGAAACACCCTTTCCTAGGATAAATGGCTTTGCATAACTTTGAATGCATGAATATGTTATTTAATGCAATTTACTTACCATACAATGAGCTCAGAAAAGTGTCATCAATTGCATTTATGAGGAAAGCCTTTACTATTCTTTTGAAGTGCACATAATGATCGCAGCGAGGTACTGGGAAGAAAGTAATATAACCAACATTTaccaaaaggaggaaaaaaaaaaatacaaaaaaaagtaaGCCATGTTAGAAGTCCTGTAAGAagaattctttttctccagTATTTTAAGTTCAGAACTTTAAGTTATTTAAATATagatttagaaataatttcaatgCACAACATCCACACCCATGGGATTCTGCCTTTAAATTGTCCTTCTCATCCAATGATCCTATGGAATTTTAGCATTCTAAAGTCACATGTGCTTCCAGCAAGAAGAGTCCACAGTAAGATCTACAAACACTAAGAAAAGTGAATAATTTGTTCTACAAATAGCAGAAAATAACATAAATCACAGAAGGCCAGGCTTATATCGTGGTCATGGGTGTTTTGCTTGTGCTTTGGTTGTTGTGTgtacttctttctttctttcaaacgCAATTCTGCTCAGGTCTTCACTGGGGAAGAAATACCCAATACTCAATACAAATGCTTGTGACTACCTACGCTATCACTGACTGTCCAGTCACTACATACCTACTTCTAAACAACAAAATATGGAAGAACAGAACTCACACAAGGTTCTGCTTCAAATCTGTCTGCTCCATCCAGAATCTGGTTTCCAAAAAATAACAGCTTGAAGAGTTTTCTCGCTGTGTGTAATTTGGCCAAGACTGGCCAGTAAAGTCAGAAACCCCTCTAGACCTCTGGGCCCAAGTCTTACCaccacagaataaaaatacatgaaaaacttcaaaacaaaacaaaaaaccaaccaaacaaaaaacactcaaaaaataaattcccaaCCCCCAACTCAGCGAGAACAGAATTCGGACAGATTAACACAGCTGCTCTTAGCATAGACCACAAGATTTTAAGATGAAGGATGATGCTTTCAGTTCTCCACAGGAATGAATGCATCATAGGCACCCTACTTCATCCTAAATCAGAccaactgaaataaaaactgtgTAGTAAGGTTTCGCTTTCTCCCCTCCCAACTTATACCCGCTCTTTAATTAGATACTGAAAGACTGTAAAAGTTTACTGTGGAAATCAGAATGCTTTCATAATAAATTGAAACCTTTTAGGTATCTGCTTTTAAATATCATATTCTTTCCCTTAGCATTTGTATTTAgccattaatttttattacagtACAACGAGCTAGTTATACATGAAAAATTATCATTAATTTTGATCTTACACTGTGGGATGTAGTGTGCCAGCAGCTCACTGTTTGATCGATTTGGTTGCTTTTGATGTGGCCCATTCTTACTCTTCACAAGTTCTGTGTTGCCAATGTCATCATCGTCTTCCTCTTCATCTACTACAAAATCTTTTATGCTGCTACTGTCAGTTTCACTAACTTCTGATGGTGTGAGGGGCAGCTGACAGAGTGGTTCCTCTTCTACTGGTGCTTCACTAGTAGAATCCtagttaaattttaaaaagtaattcaaACACAagaattttcattaaatgcaCAGACAAAATACTACATACACCAGCTAAGATTTTTGACCATCTAATAACACCATTTGttcaatttaaaagaaagcacGCACTTCCAAAAAATACATCATTCTGTACTAGCCAACAACTACTTTCAGCTTTAAATTAGCTATTTCCATGTACCGCTCTTCAGTCTGCTTCCAGGAATTAAACTAACATGAGATGTCCCGGACACTTCAGCAGGTATTCTGCtttctgataaaaataatttgatagaTTTTCAGCAGCCAACAGTTATCCAGTTAATGTGATGTTAAAGTATTACAGAACTGCTAATTAGTCATGCATTCAAACCCAAAAAATCTCACCGATTTGTATCTCTTAACCCTTTCTCACATTAAAAATTGCCTCCAATTAAATTTCAAAGATAAAACCCTGACCTCAGAATTTGCACTGCTGCAGGATCTCCGAGGCGCGATTTGTCTTACAAGTTCTTTCAATTTTGCAAGCACTTTCTGTTTCCTACTAGTAGAAACATTCTCTGTAGGGCATGTTTTATCAGGCTGCTGTTCTTCACAACTCTCGTCGTCATCCATTATACAGCGGCGCTTGGCAGAAACCTTTCGAACAAGTATGTCACTGCCCTCACTTTCATCGCTGTCATACATGACGGAGGTGCTCCAAGTCTTACGCTTCCCAGGCACAACGCACTCATCGTCACCATCTTCTGTAACTTCCCCGCTGCGGTCTTTCTCCTCCTGATCTGAAAGACTGTTCTTCACAGccgtttgatttttttcatcaatTTCACTTTCTGATGTGGTAGACTCCTCCGACTCCTCCTCCTCAGAGGTGGCTGAGGATTCGTCACAGCTATCAAGCAGTATGAGCGCCCTTCTAGTGCGTCTCCAATCGACTCGAGATTTGGATGACGGCCCCTCTGTCCCCGCTGTCTTATTTCTTGTTTCGTATCTTTTGACAGCTGGTTGTAACCCCATCGGAAGGCTGTAGCAACACACCTAAATATAAACCGGTAGAATAACGCACTTAGTACATTGTGCCATtcaaagggttaaaaaaaaaagcacacgAGCATACACTTTTTGCTCCACATGCTTACGACTTAGCAGCACCATTCAGAGACTCACGCGGGAACCAGCACCAAGCAAAACTCAGCAcgcacagcagcagcttctcgAGAGGCTAGACCTCACTCGGGGCACGCAGCagcgcccggcggggcggggaggggctgCTCTGAAGGAATTGAAGGGATCAGGTCCgggcgccgctgccgccgctccggTGGCCAGGGCCGTTGTGGGGCCCTTCCGGCTCAGGCGCCCCCCGCCTCGCGCGCCGCGGTTCGCCGCCGTTACCCGCGTGCCGCCGTTTCCCGCCGCGCGCCTCCTGCGCCGCCGGGCGCGGGATCCCGCCCCCTCCACGGCTGCGGGCACCGCGATTGGTGTCCGCGGCTGTCACTCATCTCGCCGCGATGTTTACGGAAGTGCGGTCACGCCGCGGTGGGGATCGGGAGGAGGGGTGCGGTTTCGTTGGCGCGCAGTGGCTGGCGAGTGGGAGATCGCGGGTTCGAGTCCCGCCTCTGTACTCTCCCGGTGCATCACCCGGAGGTGTCCGACAGCGCTAGCGTGTGGTGGTTTAATTGCTTGTGCCCGGCCTCGGTGCATTCCCGCGAAGAATCTGCGTGGGTTTGTGGGGTCCGGCACCTCCccgggagctggcagggaccGCCGCTGGTCTGGGACGCCCCCCGCCACAGCAGCTCccgcagcagccctgggagcaaaCCCGGTGGGTTCGTGAGcggtggctgagggagctgggcgtGTTTAACACGGAGAAAAGCCCGTATCgttctctacaactgcctgaaaggagggcGTAGCAAGGATAGGGCGAGAGCAAGTGGCCCCGAGTTGCGCCCGGAGAGGTTTAGGTCgtacttttggaaaaaatcttCCCTGAAAGGATTGTCAGGAATTAGAACAGGCTGCTcggggaagtggtggagtcaccgtgcctggaaatgttcaaaagaCGTGTGGATATAGCACTTGAGGACAGGCTTTGGTGATGAACACCGTGGTGGTGCTTGATGTTCTTAAAGTCTTTTCCAGCTGTAATGATTCCACGATTCTGTGAATAATGAGCTTCTGCTGGTTTTCTGCATAAAGCGTCTTTGCAGAGGATGCTGGATTCTATTCAGAGCTAATAAGCTCAGAGATGCATTTTAATAACAAGATTCATGTCTTGAATTTTCTCCACTTTCTGCCTATGGCAGAAAACTGCTGTTACCTTGGAACTCGTTCTGCTGACATACTTCTGTACTCTTTTAACAAGATCTTGTAATTGCTTccatatatgtatttttaaaatcgCTGCTAACAAAGCcataaggagtggaaagacaatTATTTCTCATCTTATTTACATAATGAATTTGATATGGTGAAAAGGTGTGCGCCTGTGTGCTGAATTCCAACCAAAATACTTAAATTGAAAGGATTATAATGGTTATAATTCAAGGATAACATTGCTTTAGGAGACTTATAGTCCTGGGctgacatttcttttatttgctttacatTTAAAGTCAGTACGTGAATTTTCACATAAATATACAGATCAGAGTTTACCcatgatttattattttctccaaaGTGTGGTGGAAGTCAGCATTTCAGGgtgctgccctgtccctggtcTCCATCACATTTCTTGCTTCCAACGTCGCCACCTTGTGACAAAA is a window encoding:
- the CCDC82 gene encoding coiled-coil domain-containing protein 82 isoform X1, translated to MVCCYSLPMGLQPAVKRYETRNKTAGTEGPSSKSRVDWRRTRRALILLDSCDESSATSEEEESEESTTSESEIDEKNQTAVKNSLSDQEEKDRSGEVTEDGDDECVVPGKRKTWSTSVMYDSDESEGSDILVRKVSAKRRCIMDDDESCEEQQPDKTCPTENVSTSRKQKVLAKLKELVRQIAPRRSCSSANSEDSTSEAPVEEEPLCQLPLTPSEVSETDSSSIKDFVVDEEEDDDDIGNTELVKSKNGPHQKQPNRSNSELLAHYIPQLPRCDHYVHFKRIVKAFLINAIDDTFLSSLYDGTRQKKYARDMLLSLHYLDDRFIQPRLENLICRSRWKDRYKERVDCYPDIRISLKNSKNMSCQACEMKRCCRFSVLLSGRLYNSKTLKVDDFMSDDKQVLNVGVVCANRTRVYHNLKHFKYKLYMDCSSVAELDGVEDEPVKDTVERLFSHLEESGWIQKRYGDLEDYMEDADNFQEEKID
- the CCDC82 gene encoding coiled-coil domain-containing protein 82 isoform X2; its protein translation is MGLQPAVKRYETRNKTAGTEGPSSKSRVDWRRTRRALILLDSCDESSATSEEEESEESTTSESEIDEKNQTAVKNSLSDQEEKDRSGEVTEDGDDECVVPGKRKTWSTSVMYDSDESEGSDILVRKVSAKRRCIMDDDESCEEQQPDKTCPTENVSTSRKQKVLAKLKELVRQIAPRRSCSSANSEDSTSEAPVEEEPLCQLPLTPSEVSETDSSSIKDFVVDEEEDDDDIGNTELVKSKNGPHQKQPNRSNSELLAHYIPQLPRCDHYVHFKRIVKAFLINAIDDTFLSSLYDGTRQKKYARDMLLSLHYLDDRFIQPRLENLICRSRWKDRYKERVDCYPDIRISLKNSKNMSCQACEMKRCCRFSVLLSGRLYNSKTLKVDDFMSDDKQVLNVGVVCANRTRVYHNLKHFKYKLYMDCSSVAELDGVEDEPVKDTVERLFSHLEESGWIQKRYGDLEDYMEDADNFQEEKID